From Mustela nigripes isolate SB6536 chromosome 13, MUSNIG.SB6536, whole genome shotgun sequence, one genomic window encodes:
- the FEM1B gene encoding protein fem-1 homolog B yields MEGLAGYVYKAASEGKVLTLAALLLNRSESDIRYLLGYVSQQGGQRSTPLIIAARNGHAKVVRLLLEHYRVQTQQTGTVRFDGYVIDGATALWCAAGAGHFEVVKLLVSHGANVNHTTVTNSTPLRAACFDGRLDIVKYLVENNANISIANKYDNTCLMIAAYKGHTDVVRYLLEQRADPNAKAHCGATALHFAAEAGHIDIVKELIKWRAAIVVNGHGMTPLKVAAESCKADVVELLLSHADCDRRSRIEALELLGASFANDRENYDIMKTYHYLYLAMLERFQDGDNILEKEVLPPIHAYGNRTECRNPQELESIRQDRDALHMEGLIVRERILGADNIDVSHPIIYRGAVYADNMEFEQCIKLWLHALHLRQKGNRNTHKDLLRFAQVFSQMIHLNETVKAPDIECVLRCSVLEIEQSMNRVKNIPDADVHNAMDNYECNLYTFLYLVCISTKTQCSEEDQCKINKQIYNLIHLDPRTREGFTLLHLAVNSNTPVDDFHTNDVCSFPNALVTKLLLDCGAEVNAVDNEGNSALHIIVQYNRPISDFLTLHSIIISLVEAGAHTDMTNKQNKTPLDKSTTGVSEILLKTQMKMSLKCLAARAVRANDINYQDQIPRTLEEFVGFH; encoded by the exons ATGGAGGGCCTGGCTGGCTATGTATACAAGGCGGCCAGCGAGGGCAAGGTGTTGACCCTGGCCGCCTTGCTTCTCAACCGGTCTGAAAGCGACATCCGCTATCTGCTGGGCTATGTCAGCCAGCAGGGAGGGCAGCGCTCCACGCCCCTCATCATCGCAGCCCGCAATGGGCACGCCAAGGTGGTGCGTTTGCTGTTAGAACATTACCGGGTGCAGACTCAGCAGACTGGCACCGTCCGCTTCGACGG GTATGTCATTGACGGTGCCACCGCTCTTTGGTGTGCAGCAGGAGCCGGACATTTTGAAGTTGTTAAACTTCTAGTCAGCCATGGAGCCAATGTGAACCACACCACAGTGACTAACTCGACCCCGCTGCGGGCAGCGTGCTTTGATGGTAGACTGGACATTGTGAAATACTTGGTTGAAAATAATGCCAACATCAGCATCGCCAACAAGTACGACAACACCTGCCTGATGATTGCAGCATATAAGGGACACACGGATGTGGTCAGGTACCTTTTAGAACAGCGTGCTGATCCCAATGCTAAAGCACATTGTGGAGCCACAGCGCTGCACTTCGCAGCTGAAGCCGGGCACATAGATATTGTGAAGGAGCTGATAAAATGGCGTGCTGCTATAGTAGTGAACGGCCACGGGATGACACCCTTAAAAGTAGCTGCCGAAAGCTGTAAAGCTGATGTTGTCGAACTGTTGCTCTCTCATGCTGATTGTGACCGAAGAAGTCGCATTGAAGCTTTGGAACTCTTGGGTGCCTCCTTTGCAAATGACCGCGAGAACTATGACATCATGAAGACGTACCACTATTTATATTTAGCCATGCTGGAGAGGTTTCAGGATGGTGATAACATTCTGGAGAAAGAGGTTCTCCCACCGATCCACGCTTATGGGAATAGAACTGAATGTAGAAATCCTCAGGAACTGGAATCCATTCGGCAAGACAGAGATGCTCTTCATATGGAAGGCCTTATAGTTCGGGAACGGATTTTAGGTGCTGACAATATTGATGTTTCCCATCCCATCATTTACAGGGGAGCTGTTTATGCGGATAACATGGAATTCGAACAGTGTATCAAGTTGTGGCTGCATGCCCTGCACCTGAGACAGAAAGGGAACAGGAATACCCACAAGGATCTTCTTCGATTTGCTCAAGTTTTTTCACAGATGATACATTTGAATGAAACTGTGAAGGCCCCAGACATAGAATGTGTTTTGAGATGCAGTGTTTTGGAAATAGAGCAGAGTATGAACAGAGTAAAAAATATTCCAGATGCTGATGTCCACAATGCTATGGACAATTATGAATGTAATCtctatacttttctgtatttagTGTGCATCTCCACCAAAACACAGTGCAGTGAAGAAGATCAGTGCAAAATTAATAAGCAGATCTACAACCTGATTcaccttgatcccagaactcggGAAGGTTTCACCTTGTTGCATCTAGCCGTCAACTCGAATACCCCGGTTGATGATTTCCACACCAATGATGTCTGCAGCTTTCCCAATGCACTCGTCACAAAGCTGCTGCTGGACTGTGGTGCTGAGGTGAATGCTGTAGACAATGAGGGGAATAGTGCCCTCCACATTATCGTTCAGTACAACAGGCCCATCAGTGATTTTTTAACCTTGCACTCTATCATCATTAGCCTGGTTGAAGCTGGCGCTCACACTGACATgacaaataaacagaataagACTCCACTAGACAAAAGTACCACTGGGGTATCTGAAATACTACTTAAAACTCAAATGAAGATGAGTCTCAAGTGCCTGGCTGCCCGAGCAGTTCGGGCTAATGACATTAACTACCAAGATCAGATCCCCAGAACTCTTGAAGAGTTTGTTGGATTTCATTAA